Proteins found in one Nitrosopumilus maritimus SCM1 genomic segment:
- the trxA gene encoding thioredoxin, which produces MSEDPEIEKIKQRKLEEMLKQQNQPKVEPGIIDLNDSNFDQTILAENPTLVDFWAEWCGPCKMMHPVFESLSKKYPKVKFARVNVDNNQNIAMKYAVQSIPTFIMFKSGQIVDKMMGAVGAPGINMICQKHSQ; this is translated from the coding sequence TTGTCTGAAGATCCAGAAATTGAAAAAATCAAACAAAGAAAATTAGAAGAAATGTTAAAACAGCAAAACCAGCCTAAAGTTGAGCCTGGAATTATTGATTTGAATGATTCAAATTTTGATCAGACAATTTTGGCTGAAAATCCAACTTTAGTAGATTTTTGGGCAGAGTGGTGTGGACCATGTAAAATGATGCACCCAGTATTTGAGAGTCTATCAAAAAAATATCCCAAAGTAAAATTTGCAAGAGTTAATGTTGACAATAATCAAAATATTGCAATGAAATATGCAGTACAATCCATTCCAACATTTATCATGTTCAAATCAGGACAAATTGTAGATAAGATGATGGGTGCAGTAGGAGCTCCTGGAATCAATATGATTTGTCAGAAACATTCTCAATAA
- a CDS encoding CFI-box-CTERM domain-containing protein, with product MNTKLGIFAVFSLSLLMLTPAYASVTSFSLDRSFYTIDETFTFSGEQEGKETVYIIIRDSSGNFKGMLSDPAPGQGEFSVIPRPVENFFSSQGIYNATAFTDSQKEEEGLTIKIEYDGKKIFEMPDFVLELKPISDKEIDELKTVSFTVSITDSSVEDEVYSLEKNPPSGATIDSSTGKFVWTPSGSHGNNPGAEYTFDIVVTRGSQTDRQTVTITVNEPVAVNPEPKETTETVPEPKEAVPEPKEAVPEPKELEIPAPFVDETKDPQSYVDRYNDEEGYKKWFDDNYSEYSSIYQAVGLEEPLEIPAPFVDETKDPQSYVDRYNDEEGYKKWFDDNYSEYSSIYQAVGLEEPKVLAPFVDPNLDPQYYVERYNNEITYKDWFDKTYPEMTIFEAVGLGEPKIVEKEFGECGVGTNLVNGECTVIPIESNDGGGCLIATAAYGSEMAPQVQLLREIRDNQLMNTESGMSFMTGFNQIYYSFSPYIADMQRENPMFKEAIKIGITPLLSSLSVMKYAESESQVLGYGVGVILMNIGIYFAVPAMLFFGIKKVRRVRF from the coding sequence GTGAATACAAAATTAGGAATATTTGCAGTATTTTCATTATCTTTACTTATGCTAACGCCTGCTTATGCTAGTGTTACATCATTTTCATTAGATAGGAGTTTTTACACAATAGATGAGACTTTCACTTTCAGTGGAGAGCAAGAAGGAAAAGAAACAGTATACATTATAATTCGCGATTCAAGTGGGAATTTTAAAGGAATGCTATCTGATCCAGCACCTGGTCAGGGTGAATTTTCTGTGATACCAAGGCCAGTAGAAAATTTCTTTTCTAGTCAAGGAATATACAATGCAACAGCATTCACAGATAGTCAAAAAGAAGAAGAAGGTCTCACAATAAAAATTGAATATGATGGAAAGAAAATTTTTGAGATGCCTGATTTTGTTTTGGAATTAAAACCTATTTCGGACAAAGAAATTGATGAATTAAAGACTGTTTCATTTACTGTTAGTATTACAGACAGTTCTGTTGAAGATGAAGTATATAGTTTAGAAAAAAATCCACCTAGTGGAGCAACAATTGATTCAAGTACAGGGAAATTTGTATGGACTCCATCAGGATCTCATGGGAATAATCCAGGAGCAGAATACACTTTTGATATTGTTGTAACAAGAGGCAGTCAAACAGATAGACAAACAGTTACGATTACAGTCAATGAACCTGTTGCAGTAAATCCTGAACCAAAAGAAACAACAGAAACTGTACCTGAGCCAAAAGAAGCTGTACCTGAGCCAAAAGAAGCTGTACCTGAGCCAAAAGAATTAGAGATTCCTGCACCATTTGTAGATGAAACAAAAGATCCTCAAAGTTACGTAGACAGATACAATGATGAAGAAGGTTACAAAAAGTGGTTTGATGACAATTATTCAGAATATTCTTCAATTTATCAGGCTGTAGGACTAGAAGAACCTCTAGAGATTCCTGCACCATTTGTAGATGAAACAAAAGATCCTCAAAGTTACGTAGACAGATACAATGATGAAGAAGGTTACAAAAAGTGGTTTGATGACAATTATTCAGAATATTCTTCAATTTATCAGGCTGTAGGACTAGAAGAACCAAAGGTCTTGGCACCATTTGTTGATCCTAATCTAGATCCACAGTACTATGTAGAGAGATACAATAATGAAATCACATACAAAGATTGGTTTGATAAAACATATCCTGAAATGACAATTTTTGAAGCAGTGGGATTAGGTGAACCGAAAATTGTTGAAAAAGAATTTGGAGAATGTGGTGTAGGAACAAATCTAGTAAATGGAGAATGTACAGTTATTCCAATAGAAAGTAATGATGGGGGCGGTTGCCTAATTGCAACTGCAGCATATGGTTCTGAGATGGCACCACAAGTTCAACTCTTAAGAGAAATTCGTGATAATCAATTAATGAATACTGAGTCAGGAATGTCATTTATGACTGGATTTAACCAAATTTACTATTCATTCTCACCATACATTGCAGATATGCAAAGAGAAAATCCAATGTTCAAAGAAGCAATAAAGATTGGAATTACACCATTATTATCATCATTGTCTGTAATGAAATATGCAGAATCAGAATCACAAGTTCTTGGATATGGAGTTGGAGTGATATTGATGAATATTGGAATTTATTTTGCAGTACCAGCAATGTTGTTTTTTGGAATAAAAAAAGTAAGACGAGTTAGGTTTTAA
- a CDS encoding archease — MSYKFVDHATDAIIEVTAKDLQEAFSVTADAVINLTLDQDKVEEKEQRKFVAEGKDLRYLLFSWLEEIPFLLITEGFAIKRIEFDITQNQDYKINATAYGEPLDFKKHNFKVEIKAPTFYDMEIKQNGGVFMRFLLDL; from the coding sequence TTGAGTTACAAGTTTGTAGACCATGCAACAGATGCAATCATTGAAGTTACAGCAAAAGATCTTCAAGAAGCATTTTCAGTAACAGCTGATGCTGTAATTAATTTAACACTTGATCAAGACAAAGTAGAAGAGAAAGAACAAAGAAAATTTGTTGCAGAAGGAAAAGACTTGAGATATTTGTTATTTAGTTGGTTAGAAGAAATTCCTTTTTTGTTAATTACAGAAGGATTTGCAATTAAAAGAATAGAATTTGATATAACTCAAAACCAAGATTATAAAATAAATGCAACAGCATATGGTGAACCGCTTGATTTTAAAAAACACAATTTCAAAGTGGAAATAAAGGCTCCAACATTTTATGACATGGAAATCAAACAAAATGGAGGGGTGTTTATGAGATTTTTGCTTGATTTGTAA
- a CDS encoding VOC family protein has product MTRSWERIMPRVSHFDIPSDNPERTQKFYKEVFDWKFEKWDGPIDYWVINTGSEEKPGINGGLSKRIPGQIGITNTITVPSIDEFSKKIVEKGGQIIVPKMAIPKVGWFAQCTDTEMNAFGIIEMDDKAK; this is encoded by the coding sequence ATGACTAGAAGTTGGGAGAGAATTATGCCAAGAGTTTCACATTTTGATATTCCATCAGACAATCCAGAAAGAACTCAAAAATTCTACAAAGAAGTTTTTGATTGGAAATTTGAAAAGTGGGACGGACCAATAGATTATTGGGTAATCAACACAGGTTCTGAAGAAAAACCTGGAATTAATGGAGGATTGTCAAAGAGAATTCCGGGGCAAATAGGCATAACAAATACAATTACGGTTCCATCAATTGATGAATTTTCAAAGAAAATTGTTGAGAAAGGTGGACAGATAATTGTTCCAAAAATGGCAATTCCTAAAGTGGGATGGTTTGCACAGTGTACAGATACGGAAATGAATGCATTTGGAATCATCGAGATGGATGATAAAGCAAAGTAA
- a CDS encoding DedA family protein, translating to MAALVETIVPPIPTLAVFPTAGFLASQQGIPLIGIIPMIILGATGATIGTSSIYFIALKLGRAVLLRYLKHFRISEKKLVRVEDWFEKYGDKAVFLGRMVPVMREMISVPAGLLKMKIPKFILYTFAGSCIWSTGTILSGYYFGEAMGLATSQI from the coding sequence TTGGCAGCTTTAGTTGAAACTATAGTTCCTCCAATTCCTACTTTGGCAGTTTTTCCAACAGCTGGCTTTCTAGCTTCCCAACAAGGAATTCCTCTTATTGGTATAATACCTATGATAATTCTTGGTGCAACTGGTGCTACGATAGGAACCTCTTCGATTTACTTTATAGCCCTAAAACTTGGTAGAGCCGTTTTACTGCGTTATCTAAAACACTTTAGAATATCTGAAAAAAAATTAGTTCGTGTTGAGGATTGGTTTGAAAAATATGGTGATAAGGCTGTCTTCCTTGGAAGAATGGTTCCTGTTATGCGTGAAATGATTTCAGTTCCTGCAGGATTACTTAAAATGAAAATCCCAAAATTCATTTTGTATACATTTGCAGGTTCTTGTATTTGGTCTACTGGAACCATTTTATCTGGATATTATTTTGGAGAGGCAATGGGACTTGCAACTAGTCAAATTTAG
- a CDS encoding DUF1059 domain-containing protein codes for MAKTISCKDAGKDCGWSASADTEEELMTIVTEHVLAEHKEIELNAESISGIKSLIKES; via the coding sequence ATGGCAAAAACCATTAGTTGTAAAGATGCAGGCAAAGATTGCGGATGGTCAGCATCAGCAGATACTGAAGAAGAATTGATGACAATAGTTACAGAGCATGTCTTAGCAGAACATAAAGAAATTGAACTTAACGCAGAAAGTATTTCTGGCATAAAGTCACTAATTAAAGAAAGCTAG
- the hisS gene encoding histidine--tRNA ligase has protein sequence MELPRGMKDFEANENSNIEHVRNHFKKLSNLYGFSFMEPSVLESLSTLETKSGPAIRDEIYYFKDKGDREVALRFDFTMGLTRYATAQKSMKLPAKISAFGGVFRYDEPQKGRYRYFHQWDVEVYGKKTLESEAEIIELTSRLFDSLLLKDIVIDINHRNLVESYINKIFDITDSDKVTDILRAIDKIAKKSKDEILTEFTKKGYDTAKLEKILEFSQVKGTISEVEKIFDTTQLESWDELKQLFDSLENRGVSNVRINFGIVRGLDYYSGMVFEVFDKNSKLGALAGGGRYDTLTKAFGRDDIGATGVAGGVERIILTMQEQKIIPEILQNRVAVVYINEEMQKVAHSITSLLRLNNIPADIDLAGRNLKKQMDNAGTARYSIIVGPQELENGNVVLHDMKDGKEGTISLEKLTEDPNSVLNLEKL, from the coding sequence ATGGAACTTCCAAGAGGTATGAAAGACTTTGAGGCTAATGAAAATTCAAACATTGAACATGTAAGAAATCATTTCAAAAAATTATCTAATTTGTATGGCTTTTCATTCATGGAACCCTCTGTTTTAGAATCCTTATCTACACTTGAAACCAAATCTGGTCCTGCAATAAGAGACGAAATCTATTATTTCAAAGATAAAGGTGATCGTGAGGTTGCTTTGCGTTTTGATTTTACAATGGGTTTGACAAGATATGCAACTGCTCAAAAATCAATGAAACTTCCTGCAAAAATTTCTGCATTTGGAGGAGTATTTCGATATGATGAACCTCAAAAAGGAAGATATCGATATTTTCATCAATGGGATGTTGAAGTTTATGGCAAGAAAACTTTAGAATCTGAGGCTGAAATTATTGAATTAACCTCACGATTGTTTGATTCTTTGTTGCTTAAGGATATTGTAATTGACATTAATCACCGAAATCTTGTTGAATCATACATTAACAAAATATTTGACATAACAGATTCTGACAAAGTAACAGATATTCTAAGAGCAATAGACAAAATTGCTAAAAAATCAAAAGATGAAATCTTGACTGAATTTACTAAAAAAGGATACGACACTGCCAAACTTGAAAAAATTCTAGAATTCTCTCAAGTAAAGGGTACAATTTCTGAAGTTGAAAAAATTTTTGATACTACACAACTAGAATCATGGGATGAATTAAAACAACTTTTTGATTCATTAGAAAATAGAGGAGTTTCCAACGTTCGAATTAATTTTGGTATAGTCCGTGGGTTGGATTATTATTCTGGAATGGTCTTTGAAGTTTTTGATAAAAATTCAAAACTTGGTGCATTAGCTGGTGGGGGAAGATATGATACATTAACAAAAGCATTTGGAAGAGATGATATTGGTGCTACTGGTGTTGCAGGTGGAGTTGAGAGAATTATTCTTACAATGCAAGAACAAAAAATAATTCCTGAAATTTTACAAAATAGAGTTGCAGTTGTTTACATCAATGAAGAGATGCAAAAAGTTGCTCACTCCATCACATCATTATTGCGGTTAAACAACATTCCTGCTGATATTGATCTTGCAGGACGTAATCTAAAAAAACAGATGGATAATGCTGGAACTGCTAGATACTCTATAATTGTTGGACCTCAAGAACTTGAAAATGGAAATGTTGTCTTGCATGACATGAAAGATGGAAAAGAAGGTACTATCTCTCTAGAAAAATTAACCGAAGATCCTAATTCTGTTCTTAATTTAGAAAAGCTCTAG
- a CDS encoding translation initiation factor IF-6: MDIIKFDVYRGPNIGVYISVNDNTILLPMGFAKTKAEKLAKYLGVNYLFTSIANTRLIGALCIMNNKGILLPKTAYQNEFDFLKKELDLEVGVLDSKLTALGNVICANDKGAVVSPWLSKEDCQTISDVLGVETIQKKIAGFNQTGVVMVANNSGAAIHPEADEEDMKTFSNLLGVKIEQSSINNGIPYVSSGILANNNCIIVGSLTTGPEIMMLTRAFLN, from the coding sequence ATGGATATTATCAAATTTGATGTGTATCGTGGTCCAAACATTGGAGTTTACATTAGTGTTAACGATAATACAATTTTACTTCCAATGGGATTTGCAAAAACCAAAGCAGAGAAACTGGCAAAATATCTTGGAGTAAACTATCTTTTCACATCAATTGCAAACACCAGATTAATTGGAGCATTGTGTATAATGAATAACAAAGGGATTTTGTTACCAAAAACGGCATATCAAAATGAATTTGATTTTCTCAAAAAAGAATTGGATTTAGAAGTAGGTGTGTTAGATTCAAAATTAACAGCATTAGGAAATGTAATTTGTGCTAATGATAAAGGAGCTGTGGTATCACCATGGTTGTCAAAAGAAGATTGTCAAACCATATCAGATGTATTAGGTGTTGAAACGATTCAGAAGAAAATTGCGGGTTTCAATCAAACAGGAGTCGTAATGGTAGCAAACAATTCAGGAGCTGCTATCCATCCAGAAGCAGATGAGGAAGATATGAAGACATTTTCCAATTTATTAGGCGTAAAAATAGAACAAAGTTCCATCAATAATGGAATTCCATATGTATCATCAGGCATTCTAGCCAACAATAATTGCATCATAGTGGGGTCATTAACTACAGGTCCAGAGATCATGATGTTAACTAGAGCTTTTCTAAATTAA
- a CDS encoding 4Fe-4S dicluster domain-containing protein, with protein MPIAENFPEGLKPLGKISDGEGHFHIMWGPGRSDAEAFSDADVKAAYEARGEEQVPLGVSGTMVAVDWDSCVADGACIEACPVQVFQWYRTEKDIPAKDVVGQTFEGTGSSVKDERKDMTDKADPIREHDCIWCMACVSVCPPQAIKVDQSNVEKHESAAKTL; from the coding sequence ATGCCAATAGCAGAAAATTTCCCTGAAGGACTAAAACCATTAGGAAAAATTTCAGATGGAGAAGGACACTTTCACATTATGTGGGGTCCTGGAAGATCAGATGCTGAAGCATTTTCAGATGCTGATGTAAAAGCAGCATATGAAGCAAGAGGAGAAGAACAAGTTCCTCTTGGCGTAAGCGGAACAATGGTTGCAGTTGATTGGGATTCTTGTGTTGCAGATGGTGCATGTATTGAAGCATGTCCTGTTCAAGTTTTTCAGTGGTATAGAACTGAAAAAGATATTCCTGCAAAAGATGTAGTTGGTCAAACTTTTGAGGGAACTGGAAGTTCTGTCAAAGATGAAAGAAAAGACATGACTGACAAGGCAGATCCAATTAGAGAACATGATTGTATATGGTGTATGGCATGTGTTTCTGTTTGTCCTCCACAAGCAATCAAAGTAGATCAATCAAATGTTGAAAAACATGAAAGTGCTGCAAAAACCCTGTAG
- a CDS encoding 4Fe-4S dicluster domain-containing protein, with the protein MPIDEKFVENLEVTGKTLHSDGENKHFIWGSGRTDGEAFSNDDVKAAYEARGEEQVPLGIHGTTVAVDWDSCVAAGSCMSVCPVQTFQWYRTEKDIPAKDVNGATFDGTGLTEQDERLDYTDKSQPIREHDCTQCMACQEACPTHAILIEPSYQEYHEKADGSYVKMESSSVNPHAHD; encoded by the coding sequence ATGCCAATAGATGAGAAATTTGTTGAAAATCTAGAAGTCACTGGAAAGACATTGCACTCAGATGGTGAAAATAAACACTTCATCTGGGGTAGCGGCAGAACTGATGGTGAGGCATTTTCAAACGATGATGTCAAAGCAGCATATGAAGCAAGAGGAGAAGAACAAGTTCCTCTTGGAATTCACGGTACAACTGTAGCAGTTGACTGGGATTCTTGTGTTGCAGCAGGTTCTTGTATGAGTGTCTGTCCTGTTCAAACCTTCCAATGGTATAGAACTGAAAAAGATATCCCAGCAAAAGATGTCAATGGTGCAACTTTTGACGGAACTGGTTTAACTGAACAAGATGAACGTCTAGATTATACAGATAAATCACAACCAATCAGAGAACACGATTGTACACAATGTATGGCTTGCCAAGAAGCATGTCCAACACACGCAATCTTGATTGAACCATCTTACCAAGAGTATCACGAAAAAGCTGATGGCTCTTATGTAAAAATGGAATCAAGCTCTGTAAATCCACACGCACACGATTAA
- a CDS encoding replication factor C small subunit — protein sequence MAATGMWVEKYRPMKLSEVVNQTEIIGSLEALIKDPTDMPHLLFSGSAGVGKTTTALCISRQILGDYAKDYTLELNASDERGIGMVREKVKKFSRYAGMADVPFKIIILDEADEMTSDAQTALRRIIEDTAKICRFILIANNISKIIDPIQSRCATFKFTAVPEEDVIKRLEEIAKKEKVKADKKGLKAIYDYSEGDLRHAINLMQATASLGSISEDNVKASAGLTKTTDVDEVLKIALSGKVPEAREKMIELIKVYGMSESDFLKYLNSAVFKSKHDKLSDILEIIAKYDYRILVGSNSEIQLSAMLAELAKVEN from the coding sequence ATGGCTGCAACTGGAATGTGGGTAGAAAAATATCGACCAATGAAACTTTCTGAAGTAGTTAATCAAACAGAAATTATTGGAAGTCTTGAAGCTTTAATCAAAGATCCTACAGATATGCCTCACCTATTATTTTCTGGATCAGCTGGTGTTGGAAAAACAACAACTGCATTATGTATCTCCAGACAGATTTTAGGGGATTATGCTAAGGATTACACCTTAGAACTAAACGCATCTGATGAAAGAGGAATTGGAATGGTCAGAGAAAAGGTGAAAAAGTTTTCAAGATATGCAGGCATGGCAGATGTTCCATTCAAAATTATAATTTTAGATGAAGCTGATGAAATGACTTCTGATGCTCAAACAGCACTTAGAAGAATTATTGAAGATACTGCAAAAATATGTAGATTTATCTTGATTGCAAACAACATCTCAAAAATTATTGATCCTATTCAGAGTAGATGTGCTACTTTCAAATTTACGGCAGTTCCTGAAGAAGATGTCATAAAAAGACTAGAAGAGATTGCCAAAAAAGAAAAGGTAAAGGCAGACAAAAAGGGGTTAAAGGCAATTTATGATTATTCTGAAGGGGATTTGAGACATGCAATAAATCTCATGCAAGCTACTGCAAGTTTAGGTTCAATTTCAGAAGATAACGTAAAAGCATCTGCTGGATTGACAAAAACTACAGATGTAGATGAAGTTCTAAAAATTGCATTATCAGGAAAAGTTCCAGAGGCCAGAGAAAAGATGATTGAATTAATCAAAGTTTATGGAATGTCAGAATCAGATTTTTTGAAATATTTGAATTCCGCAGTCTTCAAATCAAAACATGACAAGTTATCAGATATTTTAGAAATTATTGCAAAATATGATTATAGAATTTTAGTTGGTTCAAATTCTGAAATCCAACTATCTGCAATGCTTGCAGAACTTGCCAAAGTAGAAAATTAA
- a CDS encoding minichromosome maintenance protein MCM, protein MSSAQTSTFTDSALSDKVKEFLTRFKDANGEYKYVQEIDEMMPKNSKYIIVDYNDLIVEPEIISIFSENPDRIFDAFSRAIKEALQTRFPDYAEKIKDEVRVRLVNYPSERSLRQINAETIGTITSVSGMVVRASEVKPLAKELIFVCPDEHQTKVIQIKGMDVKVPVVCDNPNCKQRDFDLKPEASKFIDFQIMRLQELPEDLPPGQLPHYIDVTVRQDLVDNARPGDRIVLTGVVRVEQESVTGVTRGHSGLYRLRIEGNNIEFLGGRGSKTSRKIEREEISPEEEKMIKALAASPDVYQRLIDSFAPHIQGQSLIKEAILLLIVGSNQRPLGDGSKIRGDINVFLVGDPGTAKSEMLKFCSRIAPRGLYTSGRGSTAAGLTAAVVRDKTGIMMLEAGAVVLGDQGLVSIDEFDKMKPEDRSALHEVMEQQSASIAKGGIVATLNARTSILAAANPMYGKYDPFKNITENVNLPIPLLTRFDLIFVVRDIPTKERDEQIARHIIELHTPQGTDKKSVVDVDLLTKYLSYAKRGTPDLTKEAEQKILDYYLEMRNVESEEMITVTPRQLEGIIRLSTARARLLMKDKVEEEDAERAIFLIQSMLQDAGVDVNTGKVDLGVLQGKPRSEVSKMQLFMDILKGLEGDNKIPVEEKAFVKELEKSEKFTEEEARNYIRRMLREASIYESKPGHYNRV, encoded by the coding sequence ATGAGTAGTGCTCAAACTAGTACGTTTACTGATTCAGCGTTATCTGACAAAGTAAAAGAGTTCTTGACTAGATTCAAAGATGCTAATGGTGAATACAAGTATGTACAAGAAATTGATGAGATGATGCCAAAGAATTCAAAATACATTATCGTTGATTACAATGATCTTATTGTTGAACCTGAAATCATATCTATATTCTCAGAAAATCCTGATAGAATATTTGATGCATTCTCAAGAGCAATAAAAGAAGCGTTACAAACAAGATTCCCTGATTATGCTGAAAAAATTAAAGATGAAGTTCGTGTTAGGTTAGTCAATTATCCTTCTGAACGAAGTCTTAGACAAATTAATGCTGAAACTATTGGAACCATTACAAGTGTTTCCGGAATGGTAGTTAGAGCTTCTGAAGTAAAACCTCTTGCAAAAGAGTTGATCTTTGTTTGTCCTGATGAACATCAGACTAAAGTGATTCAGATTAAAGGAATGGATGTAAAGGTTCCAGTTGTTTGTGATAATCCAAATTGTAAACAAAGAGATTTTGATTTAAAACCTGAAGCAAGTAAATTCATTGATTTTCAGATAATGAGATTACAAGAACTTCCTGAAGATCTGCCTCCTGGACAACTCCCTCACTATATTGATGTGACTGTTAGACAGGATTTAGTAGATAATGCTAGGCCTGGAGACAGAATTGTCCTTACAGGGGTAGTTAGAGTAGAACAAGAGTCTGTTACCGGTGTCACTCGTGGTCATAGTGGACTGTATAGACTGAGAATTGAAGGAAATAACATTGAATTTTTGGGTGGACGTGGTTCAAAAACTTCAAGAAAAATTGAAAGAGAAGAAATTTCTCCTGAAGAAGAAAAAATGATTAAAGCATTAGCTGCTAGTCCTGATGTTTATCAAAGATTAATTGATTCATTTGCTCCACACATCCAAGGACAATCATTAATCAAAGAAGCCATTTTGTTACTAATTGTAGGTTCTAATCAAAGACCATTAGGTGATGGCAGTAAAATTAGAGGAGACATTAACGTATTTCTTGTTGGTGACCCTGGTACTGCAAAAAGTGAGATGCTAAAATTTTGTTCTAGAATAGCTCCACGTGGTTTGTATACTTCTGGTAGAGGTTCAACTGCAGCAGGACTCACTGCTGCAGTTGTAAGAGACAAAACAGGAATTATGATGCTAGAAGCTGGTGCAGTTGTACTTGGTGATCAAGGTCTTGTAAGTATAGATGAATTCGATAAGATGAAACCTGAGGATAGAAGTGCATTGCACGAAGTCATGGAACAACAGTCTGCAAGTATTGCAAAAGGTGGTATCGTTGCAACATTAAACGCAAGAACATCTATTTTAGCTGCAGCAAACCCTATGTATGGAAAATATGATCCATTCAAAAACATCACTGAAAATGTCAATTTACCAATTCCTCTTTTGACAAGATTTGATTTGATCTTTGTAGTTAGGGACATTCCAACCAAAGAACGTGATGAACAAATTGCAAGACACATTATAGAATTACACACTCCTCAAGGAACTGATAAAAAATCTGTAGTTGATGTTGATTTACTTACAAAATATCTCTCATATGCTAAACGAGGTACTCCAGATCTAACAAAAGAGGCAGAACAAAAAATTCTTGATTATTATCTAGAAATGAGAAACGTTGAATCTGAGGAAATGATTACAGTTACTCCTAGACAACTTGAGGGTATTATCAGACTTTCAACTGCTCGAGCAAGACTACTCATGAAAGATAAGGTAGAAGAAGAGGACGCTGAGCGTGCAATATTCCTGATTCAAAGCATGCTTCAAGATGCTGGTGTTGATGTTAATACTGGAAAAGTCGATCTTGGTGTTCTACAAGGAAAACCTAGAAGCGAAGTCTCTAAAATGCAGTTATTCATGGATATTCTCAAAGGATTAGAAGGTGACAACAAGATTCCTGTTGAAGAAAAAGCATTTGTTAAAGAACTTGAAAAGAGTGAAAAATTCACTGAGGAAGAAGCAAGAAATTACATTAGAAGAATGCTCAGAGAAGCATCTATTTATGAATCAAAACCCGGTCATTATAACCGAGTATGA